Proteins found in one Planococcus citri chromosome 2, ihPlaCitr1.1, whole genome shotgun sequence genomic segment:
- the LOC135838086 gene encoding uncharacterized protein LOC135838086 isoform X1 yields MHSRNDICFLANVYFSFSFVIYSFILYTEFTLSHAVVLPANEVEEALLIGADVENDSLRSSVEKRGTSSTAWFGPRLGRKKRSLNLADDDFADTQDSKLGVNHKSSPIDETVNVAFLLKNYPWLLVPALGDEYLSKRQDMKPRLGRGGNTWSDDDEKMIKAPPFSPRLGRRSLIPLKPRLGRAGNSPETAVFKPRLGRDPNFNEFTEYIAAADDAVNAKNSLKASYLRNITLCCIQYYGLL; encoded by the exons ATGCATTCTAGAAATGATATTTGTTTTTTAGCCaacgtgtatttttcattttcatttgtcaTTTACAGCTTTATTTTGTACACAG AATTCACCTTATCGCACGCGGTCGTTTTACCAGCCAATGAAGTCGAAGAAGCTTTACTCATTGGAGCAGACGTGGAAAACGACTCATTACGTTCGAGCGTCGAGAAAAGAGGTACCAGTAGTACGGCTTGGTTCGGTCCTCGATTAGGAAGGAAGAAAAGATCGCTGAATTTAGCGGATGACGACTTCGCTGACACGCAGGATAGTAAATTAGGTGTTAATCACAAAAGTAGTCCGATCGACGAAACGGTGAACGTGGCATTTTTGCTTAAAAACTACCCCTGGCTTCTGGTTCCAGCTCTGGGTGATG AATATTTATCGAAACGTCAAGATATGAAACCGCGACTAGGACGTGGTGGTAATACGTGGTCTGACGACGATGAGAAGATGATAAAAGCTCCTCCTTTCTCGCCAAGATTGGGTAGACGCAGTTTAATTCCGCTAAAACCACGCCTCGGTCGAGCTGGAAATAGTCCAGAGACAGCCGTGTTCAAACCACGTTTAGGCCGCGACCccaatttcaacgaatttaccGAATATATCGCCGCAGCCGACG ATGCTGTGAATGCGAAAAATTCTCTGAAAGCCAGTTATCTCAGAAACATTACACTTTGCTGCATACAGTATTACGGACTACTTTGA
- the LOC135838086 gene encoding PBAN-type neuropeptides-like isoform X2: MHSRNDICFLANVYFSFSFVIYSFILYTEFTLSHAVVLPANEVEEALLIGADVENDSLRSSVEKRGTSSTAWFGPRLGRKKRSLNLADDDFADTQDSKLGVNHKSSPIDETVNVAFLLKNYPWLLVPALGDEYLSKRQDMKPRLGRGGNTWSDDDEKMIKAPPFSPRLGRRSLIPLKPRLGRAGNSPETAVFKPRLGRDPNFNEFTEYIAAADA; this comes from the exons ATGCATTCTAGAAATGATATTTGTTTTTTAGCCaacgtgtatttttcattttcatttgtcaTTTACAGCTTTATTTTGTACACAG AATTCACCTTATCGCACGCGGTCGTTTTACCAGCCAATGAAGTCGAAGAAGCTTTACTCATTGGAGCAGACGTGGAAAACGACTCATTACGTTCGAGCGTCGAGAAAAGAGGTACCAGTAGTACGGCTTGGTTCGGTCCTCGATTAGGAAGGAAGAAAAGATCGCTGAATTTAGCGGATGACGACTTCGCTGACACGCAGGATAGTAAATTAGGTGTTAATCACAAAAGTAGTCCGATCGACGAAACGGTGAACGTGGCATTTTTGCTTAAAAACTACCCCTGGCTTCTGGTTCCAGCTCTGGGTGATG AATATTTATCGAAACGTCAAGATATGAAACCGCGACTAGGACGTGGTGGTAATACGTGGTCTGACGACGATGAGAAGATGATAAAAGCTCCTCCTTTCTCGCCAAGATTGGGTAGACGCAGTTTAATTCCGCTAAAACCACGCCTCGGTCGAGCTGGAAATAGTCCAGAGACAGCCGTGTTCAAACCACGTTTAGGCCGCGACCccaatttcaacgaatttaccGAATATATCGCCGCAGCCGACG cgTAG
- the LOC135838085 gene encoding uncharacterized protein LOC135838085, translating into MASDYCGARIIKRENWYAEDSFYDDGMFSPEFLNTGIPTLKYSDSSSCLTPDSMHEKSLYVSPNDKCSNRIGKLGDESVDCSNLSFYNSPAAPSNYIAYPPQYVSGDENIPISNPNTKYDCNLNSVGGYGSAPESATGIYNMQHTTNGGGGPSEFYYNDHRICDQESYISSQHKRILSPTTAGAVALTTTTIVPVKKRNTANKKERRRTQSINTAFAELRDRIPNVPSDTKLSKIKTLRLATSYISYLLDVLSSNDPIESFKADLSNHSARKSANLSAYCTNGAKLSQIQHRLNKVNPSNPQNSPVRREENSCKKSKGRTGWPQHEWALQLKQEQLS; encoded by the exons ATGGCCAGTGATTATTGCGGTGCTAGAATCATAAAAAGGGAAAATTGGTACGCTGAAGATTCGTTCTATGACGATGGGATGTTCTCTCCTGAGTTTTTGAATACag GTATACCGACTTTGAAATACTCGGACTCTTCTTCGTGCCTGACTCCAGACTCGATGCACGAAAAATCACTCTACGTATCTCCGAACGATAAATGCTCAAACCGGATAGGCAAACTAGGCGACGAATCGGTCGACTGTTCCAACCTATCGTTCTACAACTCGCCAGCTGCGCCTTCGAATTACATCGCCTATCCACCTCAATACGTATCCGGCGAcgaaaatattccaatttcgAATCCAAATACGAAATACGACTGTAATTTGAACTCGGTCGGTGGATATGGATCAGCCCCAGAATCAGCTACAGGCATTTATAATATGCAGCATACCACCAATGGAGGAGGCGGCCCGAGTGAATTTTACTACAACGATCATCGTATTTGTGATCAAGAAAGCTATATTTCCAGTCAGCACAAGAGAATATTATCTCCAACGACAGCCGGTGCGGTTGCTCTAACAACTACCACTATAGTTCCAGTCAAAAAACGTAATACGGCCAATAAAAAAGAACGAAGGCGTACTCAGAGTATCAATACAGCTTTCGCAGAATTGAGAGATCGTATTCCGAATGTACCCTCTGATacgaagttgtcaaaaatcaaaactctcAGATTGGCTACGTCGTATATCAGCTATCTTCTGGATGTGCTGAGCAGTAATGATCCTATCGAATCTTTCAAAGCTGATTTGTCTAATCATAGTGCCCGCAAAAGCGCTAATCTGTCTGCTTACTGTACGAACGGTGCTAAATTATCTCAAATTCAACATCGATTGAATAAA GTCAATCCGAGCAATCCGCAAAATTCACCAGTGCGTCGAGAGGAAAATAGCTGTAAGAAAAGCAAAGGAAGAACAGGTTGGCCTCAGCACGAATGGGCTTTACAATTGAAACAAGAACAGCTATCGTGA